The following are encoded in a window of Rubellicoccus peritrichatus genomic DNA:
- a CDS encoding peptidoglycan D,D-transpeptidase FtsI family protein: MGLVHHYRQWEPRLRLFYGVIAGMFLVLAIGLAWRQLIMRPEYKEKEDRQNMRRVIQPGPRGRILDRHGEVLVDNRPRFSAVVSLKDLRDEFEREYSKQLNEKREAHKASGSDKPFKFDWEELRWESRQAVLQKRLDKINEILGTDEELSVRDLQRHFWHRLLMPFPLFSDLTANQYAQLIEQLPLGSDVFIYTDTARSYPHNDAAAHTLGYVVSKRDLKQTDGLPGEDLKTFAYKGEIGRNGLERTFDEQLQGESGGEIWIVDRFQFQYDKPTLEKAAKQGEDLVTSLDINMQLAAEKALGDKTGAAVAVDVKTGEIMVLASKPAYNLNDLSPSIPQSVFNDIEARGAWLNRSVQGLYPPGSTFKMITAIAAMRNGDLEFDDILECGTHYRVGRRLFPEHSGRAFGNIALPYALQKSSNTFFYQTGLDTGIDNIANEARRFGLDEQTGIQLPFESNRMVVPDKAWKKETQGFGWVGGDTANVSIGQGYLLVTPLQMASFAASLARGETRTKLTLLHNPDRGVVDHGGEKIGLTKEEYGAIVQGMEAAVGWDGTARYAMIPGHRLAGKTGTAQVKKDGKPLTLAWFVGFAPVEDPQVAVAICVEGMVAGDNYAGGKTAAPIAKAIFEAYFDQLPSNEIVANLP; this comes from the coding sequence ATGGGTTTGGTTCATCACTACCGGCAGTGGGAACCGCGCTTGAGACTGTTTTATGGTGTCATCGCGGGAATGTTTCTCGTGCTTGCCATCGGGCTGGCCTGGCGCCAGTTGATTATGCGCCCCGAGTACAAAGAAAAGGAGGATCGGCAAAACATGCGTCGCGTCATCCAGCCCGGCCCACGCGGCCGTATCCTTGACCGGCATGGTGAAGTGCTTGTTGATAATCGCCCCCGCTTTTCCGCAGTTGTCTCGTTGAAAGACCTTCGTGACGAATTTGAACGAGAGTACTCGAAACAGCTCAATGAGAAACGGGAAGCGCACAAGGCGAGTGGCAGTGACAAGCCTTTCAAGTTTGACTGGGAAGAGCTGCGCTGGGAGTCACGCCAAGCCGTTTTACAAAAACGCCTGGACAAGATTAATGAAATTCTGGGAACGGACGAAGAGCTGAGTGTTCGTGACCTGCAACGACACTTCTGGCATCGTCTGCTAATGCCATTCCCGCTGTTCAGCGATCTTACGGCAAACCAGTATGCGCAGCTGATCGAGCAACTGCCCCTTGGTTCGGATGTCTTTATTTATACGGATACCGCGAGATCTTACCCACATAATGACGCCGCAGCCCACACGCTGGGCTATGTCGTTTCAAAACGTGATCTCAAACAAACAGACGGCTTGCCCGGAGAGGACTTGAAGACATTCGCCTACAAGGGTGAAATCGGACGCAACGGCCTGGAACGCACTTTCGACGAACAACTTCAAGGCGAGTCCGGTGGTGAAATCTGGATCGTAGATCGCTTCCAGTTCCAATACGATAAACCCACTCTCGAAAAAGCGGCAAAGCAGGGAGAGGATCTCGTCACCAGCCTCGATATTAATATGCAGCTCGCAGCCGAAAAAGCACTTGGGGACAAGACAGGTGCGGCTGTTGCTGTGGATGTCAAAACCGGAGAAATCATGGTTTTGGCCAGCAAGCCGGCCTACAACCTGAACGACCTTTCACCGTCCATTCCGCAAAGTGTTTTTAATGACATCGAAGCACGTGGTGCATGGCTGAATCGATCAGTCCAGGGGCTTTATCCTCCGGGCTCTACGTTTAAGATGATCACAGCTATTGCTGCAATGCGCAACGGAGATCTAGAGTTCGACGACATCCTCGAATGCGGTACGCATTATCGCGTCGGACGACGCCTCTTCCCGGAACATAGTGGACGTGCTTTTGGGAATATCGCCCTCCCCTACGCACTACAAAAGAGCAGCAATACTTTCTTCTACCAGACTGGCCTCGATACGGGAATTGATAACATAGCCAATGAGGCAAGGCGCTTTGGGCTGGATGAGCAAACCGGCATTCAACTACCGTTTGAAAGCAATCGTATGGTCGTCCCGGACAAAGCCTGGAAAAAAGAAACACAAGGCTTTGGCTGGGTTGGAGGCGATACCGCCAACGTTTCGATCGGCCAGGGCTATCTACTTGTCACACCATTGCAGATGGCGTCTTTTGCGGCGTCACTTGCCCGGGGCGAAACGCGGACAAAGCTCACGCTTTTGCACAATCCCGACCGTGGTGTCGTTGACCATGGAGGCGAAAAAATCGGCCTGACCAAAGAAGAATATGGCGCCATAGTCCAGGGCATGGAAGCTGCCGTTGGCTGGGATGGAACAGCACGTTATGCAATGATTCCAGGTCACCGTCTGGCAGGAAAAACCGGTACGGCACAAGTAAAGAAAGATGGCAAGCCGCTTACCCTCGCCTGGTTCGTCGGTTTTGCGCCAGTTGAAGACCCGCAGGTCGCAGTTGCCATCTGCGTCGAAGGAATGGTCGCTGGCGATAACTATGCCGGAGGAAAAACTGCCGCTCCAATCGCAAAAGCCATCTTTGAAGCTTACTTCGATCAGCTGCCAAGCAACGAGATAGTCGCCAACCTGCCATAA
- a CDS encoding ferritin, which translates to MKISETIQSAINQQIAHELNASYLYLAMSGWFDTTVYSGFSKWMLMQSNEERDHAMRFFNYLNDRNGTVELQAIDKPVTSFGNPLAAFKLALESEEKNTRSIHQLYDMANSEKDYATKHFLSWFLQEQVEEEKAAQDWVDRLEIAGEHVNALMRLDAQAGQRTGD; encoded by the coding sequence ATGAAGATTTCAGAAACCATCCAAAGCGCCATTAATCAACAGATAGCTCACGAGCTGAATGCCTCATATCTCTACCTCGCCATGTCCGGCTGGTTTGATACGACAGTTTATTCAGGATTCTCCAAATGGATGCTGATGCAAAGCAATGAAGAGCGTGACCATGCCATGCGTTTCTTTAACTACCTTAACGACCGCAATGGTACTGTCGAGTTGCAGGCAATCGACAAACCGGTGACTTCATTTGGAAACCCCTTGGCTGCATTCAAGCTCGCATTGGAGAGTGAAGAGAAGAATACGCGTTCTATCCATCAGCTTTACGACATGGCCAACTCCGAAAAGGATTATGCGACCAAGCACTTCCTCAGTTGGTTTCTTCAGGAACAAGTCGAAGAAGAAAAGGCAGCCCAAGACTGGGTTGATCGCCTTGAGATTGCCGGAGAGCACGTCAATGCCCTGATGCGCCTGGACGCACAGGCTGGTCAGAGAACCGGGGATTGA
- a CDS encoding ATP-dependent DNA helicase, which translates to MINFAEAPSGQSDPALDIVALTQQIFAEDGWLCSALELEHRPQQEAMALSSAAAFANNEPLLFEAGTGVGKSLAYLIPGILQSVVSKRPFLVSSHTIALQQQIEKKDLAICRHLFSRVEALKPFRDFKFSLLVGRGNYLCGHRLARAIETRVDLFGNAQSEELERIVDWVGQTKTGMREELRPSPSMEVWDWVNADSSACNRKHCTPETCFFRRAQAQRAEANVIIVNHSLLFSLIAAGLSPMGDSRGVLYTNDFLVLDEAHTIPDTATDHFGISVSSFAVERLLKRLYTHKGKKPRGLIAKIGRRDDQMAVLKALAEAEIFFNDISQRILRKNSVVRLHEANWASPQIARPFSDVIRRLKIMADDDGNKQVRDELRDQANQLHKYLIAIHECIELKEEGCVYWLERGGRKGQLTVLRSAPIEIAPELRTTLFERDTGVVLTSATLTSAGRMEAFQERTGAHGLESAVEASPFDYQSKLEIFISSDAPQPSASQGRLDLDYLSEMIRFCSLQVEGGTLVLFTSYSDLATVASALNEPMQKAGRLLLSQGGELSRSELKSDFIETGNAILLGTDSFWTGFDVPGPALSQVIMTRLPFDNPGDPIREARGEAIQQKGGQPFAEMTLPEAVIRFRQGVGRLIRSNSDCGILTLLDSRLLNKPYGKWFTESLPKHEFTVLNKKNRNEAFTPVAHRIFRK; encoded by the coding sequence ATGATCAACTTTGCCGAGGCCCCGTCTGGCCAATCGGACCCGGCGTTGGATATTGTTGCCCTCACGCAACAAATATTTGCAGAAGACGGCTGGCTCTGCTCAGCGCTTGAGCTGGAGCATCGCCCACAGCAGGAGGCAATGGCACTCTCATCGGCAGCCGCCTTTGCCAATAATGAGCCATTGCTTTTTGAAGCCGGAACTGGCGTTGGAAAAAGCCTGGCCTATCTGATACCAGGCATACTTCAATCAGTTGTCAGCAAACGGCCATTCCTTGTCTCCTCGCATACGATCGCGTTACAGCAGCAAATTGAGAAGAAGGATCTCGCAATCTGCCGCCATCTTTTCTCCAGAGTCGAAGCCCTGAAGCCTTTCCGTGATTTTAAATTCAGCCTGCTGGTTGGAAGGGGCAATTACCTTTGCGGACACAGATTGGCTCGCGCGATTGAGACCAGAGTGGATTTGTTTGGAAATGCTCAAAGCGAGGAACTTGAGCGGATTGTTGACTGGGTTGGACAAACCAAGACAGGTATGCGGGAAGAGTTGCGCCCTTCTCCATCCATGGAAGTGTGGGACTGGGTCAACGCCGATTCCAGTGCCTGCAACCGAAAACACTGCACTCCGGAAACCTGCTTTTTTCGCAGAGCTCAAGCCCAACGGGCCGAGGCTAATGTCATCATCGTTAACCATAGCCTGCTTTTCAGTTTGATTGCTGCAGGACTGTCACCCATGGGTGACTCACGTGGAGTGCTCTATACGAATGATTTTCTCGTTCTTGATGAAGCTCACACCATTCCTGACACCGCCACTGACCATTTTGGGATCAGTGTCAGTTCATTTGCGGTAGAGCGATTGCTCAAACGCCTCTATACCCATAAAGGGAAAAAGCCACGCGGGCTCATCGCCAAAATAGGTCGCCGTGATGACCAAATGGCAGTCCTCAAGGCACTGGCTGAAGCCGAAATCTTTTTTAACGATATTAGTCAGCGTATCCTTCGAAAAAATTCAGTCGTACGTTTGCATGAAGCGAATTGGGCCTCTCCGCAGATCGCCCGTCCGTTCAGCGATGTGATCCGTCGGCTGAAGATCATGGCCGATGATGACGGCAACAAGCAAGTTCGTGACGAACTGCGTGATCAGGCCAATCAACTCCACAAATACCTGATCGCGATCCATGAATGCATCGAGTTGAAAGAAGAAGGCTGTGTCTACTGGTTGGAACGAGGCGGTCGCAAAGGCCAGCTTACCGTTCTCCGCTCTGCCCCAATTGAAATTGCCCCAGAGCTACGGACAACACTTTTTGAGCGCGATACTGGTGTCGTCTTAACCAGTGCAACCCTAACCAGTGCTGGTCGGATGGAGGCATTTCAGGAGCGAACGGGCGCCCACGGGCTTGAATCAGCGGTTGAAGCTTCTCCTTTCGACTATCAAAGCAAGTTGGAAATTTTCATCAGCAGTGATGCGCCACAGCCATCTGCCAGCCAGGGGCGACTCGATCTGGACTACCTCAGTGAAATGATCCGTTTCTGCTCATTGCAGGTCGAAGGGGGAACGCTTGTTCTATTCACCAGCTACTCCGACCTGGCCACAGTTGCAAGTGCCCTCAATGAGCCAATGCAGAAAGCTGGAAGGCTACTCTTATCTCAGGGAGGTGAACTCTCACGCTCTGAGCTGAAATCCGACTTCATTGAAACTGGCAACGCCATCCTGCTTGGAACAGACAGCTTCTGGACCGGCTTCGACGTGCCAGGACCGGCGCTTTCCCAAGTCATTATGACGCGTTTGCCCTTTGACAATCCAGGCGACCCAATTCGCGAAGCCCGGGGAGAGGCCATCCAGCAAAAAGGAGGACAGCCATTCGCAGAAATGACGCTTCCCGAAGCAGTGATCCGATTCCGCCAGGGTGTTGGCCGACTGATTCGCTCCAACAGCGATTGTGGAATCCTAACGCTGCTGGACTCGCGTCTGTTGAACAAACCGTATGGGAAGTGGTTTACAGAGAGCTTACCCAAGCATGAATTCACTGTATTAAACAAAAAGAACAGAAATGAAGCCTTTACCCCAGTCGCACATCGAATTTTTCGTAAATAA
- a CDS encoding PP2C family protein-serine/threonine phosphatase: MPSLLQDQLRVFGKTDQGLMRSDNEDSLFIDSKRSVFAVADGLGGLPEGSMASELAVKTLGDHLRQSDPKTPLDFNSLFFSINERVFQKGHQISSEMGIGTTLTIAQIEDNLLRVGHVGDSGLIVFNSRSWRQVTHDHTMAQEMLDRLLPGEHAFIPEYFSHTLTRCIGQMARVESDYYEFELTLGDRILLFTDGVTKTMNLDEIHDEILKENDPETFVTRIIDTGNDRGGPDNITAIAIYCD, encoded by the coding sequence ATGCCTTCCTTACTTCAAGACCAACTCCGCGTGTTCGGCAAAACCGATCAAGGGTTGATGCGTAGCGATAATGAGGACAGCTTGTTCATCGACAGCAAACGCTCAGTTTTCGCCGTGGCAGATGGTCTGGGCGGCCTGCCCGAAGGCTCAATGGCAAGCGAACTCGCTGTCAAAACACTGGGAGATCACCTAAGGCAATCCGATCCGAAAACACCATTGGATTTTAACAGCCTGTTTTTCAGCATCAACGAACGGGTTTTCCAAAAAGGACATCAGATCAGCTCCGAAATGGGGATTGGAACCACGCTTACCATTGCTCAGATTGAAGATAACCTGCTGCGAGTTGGCCATGTCGGTGACTCAGGATTGATCGTTTTTAACAGCCGCTCATGGCGCCAGGTCACCCACGATCACACCATGGCGCAGGAGATGCTGGATCGCCTTCTGCCAGGAGAACACGCTTTCATTCCCGAATATTTCTCTCATACATTGACCCGCTGCATCGGCCAGATGGCCCGAGTTGAGTCTGATTACTACGAATTTGAGCTCACTCTGGGAGACCGCATCCTGCTTTTCACCGATGGCGTGACTAAAACAATGAATCTGGACGAAATCCACGACGAGATTCTCAAGGAAAACGATCCTGAGACATTCGTGACCCGAATCATTGATACAGGCAATGACCGCGGCGGGCCTGACAATATTACCGCTATCGCTATTTACTGCGATTGA
- a CDS encoding tetratricopeptide repeat protein, with protein MIPEVHRQRFQKDPNNPLFRFSLGQALFNDGQFEEAAEHLTFCSNSRDDWMLPRILLGKALIETGNDTEARPYLEKALELAIAQHHEDPEAEVRSLLSNMN; from the coding sequence ATGATTCCGGAAGTCCACAGACAGCGGTTCCAAAAGGACCCGAACAATCCACTTTTTCGATTCAGCCTCGGGCAGGCACTTTTCAACGACGGACAGTTTGAGGAAGCAGCCGAGCACCTGACCTTTTGCTCAAACAGCCGTGACGACTGGATGCTGCCTAGAATACTCCTGGGCAAAGCACTCATCGAAACAGGCAACGATACAGAAGCCCGCCCGTATCTTGAAAAAGCTCTGGAGTTGGCAATTGCCCAACATCACGAAGACCCGGAAGCTGAAGTGCGGTCGTTGTTAAGCAATATGAACTAG
- a CDS encoding type II secretion system protein yields the protein MLNLRNHRPAFSLVELLVSISVLAILGAIAISTTLSALDSSKATDGVSKLRSIGTAMNLYAVDNSGYLPGNGSTGPLWEGQQATYDPSRSGRLVRELAPYLDYPELDTNYLNEDFIPIAYFDAVPESSLGSSRIYIMNEIVTVNDIEYTPFGISENASEDGTAKAGMQLNQAIETFPTAWMMSDVDQQHPETAGEGWASSTPSEPIYSDFRNVLFFDGRVEAVSIDDNEFAWID from the coding sequence ATGCTGAACCTCAGAAATCACCGCCCTGCCTTTTCACTCGTCGAACTACTTGTCTCTATATCGGTATTGGCGATACTTGGTGCCATCGCCATCAGCACGACCTTATCAGCCTTGGATAGTTCCAAAGCCACGGATGGTGTCAGCAAACTGAGAAGTATTGGGACTGCCATGAATCTTTATGCTGTGGATAATAGTGGCTATCTGCCTGGCAACGGATCAACCGGTCCGTTGTGGGAAGGACAACAGGCTACTTATGATCCGAGTCGATCCGGACGGCTTGTCAGAGAATTAGCCCCCTATCTCGACTACCCGGAACTGGATACGAATTATTTGAACGAGGATTTCATTCCCATCGCTTACTTCGATGCTGTTCCAGAATCCTCATTAGGCAGCTCACGTATTTATATCATGAACGAAATCGTGACCGTCAATGACATCGAGTACACACCTTTTGGCATTTCCGAAAACGCTTCCGAAGATGGGACGGCGAAAGCCGGCATGCAGCTAAACCAGGCAATTGAAACGTTCCCCACTGCATGGATGATGTCTGATGTCGACCAGCAACATCCCGAAACTGCCGGTGAAGGCTGGGCCTCAAGCACACCCAGTGAGCCTATCTACAGCGACTTTCGCAACGTCCTGTTCTTCGACGGACGGGTTGAAGCCGTTTCAATCGATGACAATGAGTTTGCCTGGATCGATTGA
- a CDS encoding PAS domain-containing hybrid sensor histidine kinase/response regulator: protein MKQPPQDDNLRERLDEAEREIVRLRKGLYESRRTELALQQAKEVLSESQRISRTGSWELDLSSMKVFWSDETYRIHGLEPGMPVPVEEAINYYVPEHRPVIKEAVEKAIKEGTPYDLKLQLNTVKGERIWVRANGHAVFEHGKVAKLAGVFQDIDESERASIALRESEERWQLAITGSAAGIWDWDLETDEVIYSDLWLSMLGYEPGSWPNKLDTWSQLVHPDDYQPSLDEIGNYLNGKIRDYNIEFRMRHKDGGWRWIQSRGKAFYEDGKPRRMLGTHTDITPRKESEAALKRLSLVASKTTTGVIITDSKGNLVWVNNAFEEITEYKLDEVIGKRPGDFLQGPESDPKVIELMRARVREAKPFKVEIINYSKSGRRYWVDIEATPVFDDSGALEQFIAIETETTEKIEALERLELAKDQAERASRAKDAFLAMMSHEIRTPMNGVIGMTGILEQSGLRDDQREYVETIKTSGNALLSIINDILDYSKIEAGRIEFETETIVVREFVEEAVDVLSYRAFEKGLELVYHICDSVPRLILGDVTRLRQILVNLIGNAVKFTESGKVEVKIHSRKNDDGGLVLVLSVQDTGIGIPIEQQADLFTPFSQADASTTRRFGGTGLGLAITKRLTQAMGGTITLNSEEGIGSEFVVTIPVVESHQAVPDDYDQQINIVKNKQILVVDDNITNLRIIESQLTSWGIRVAVCQSSEEALRLCRSEPFDLVILDMLMPGMNGETLAESIHHSKGLASIPLVLLSSMGVQSDSKDFAGFLHKPVRPRRLLETIADSLTSDCDVGNEDPPSNHSENGVAQSTLSILLAEDNQVNQRVAKLMLSQMGFSAEIVSNGAEAVEAARLKDFDVILMDVQMPVMDGIEATRCIRAQGGDADKPWIIALTAAVMQDDQQRAHDAGMNAFLFKPFKPKDLKAVLRTPQAS from the coding sequence ATGAAACAACCCCCTCAGGACGATAATCTCCGTGAAAGGCTGGACGAGGCCGAAAGGGAGATTGTACGTCTGCGCAAAGGCTTATACGAGAGTCGTCGGACGGAATTGGCACTCCAGCAGGCCAAAGAGGTGCTTTCGGAATCCCAGCGAATCAGCCGGACGGGCAGTTGGGAGCTGGATTTGTCGTCGATGAAGGTCTTTTGGTCAGATGAGACCTACCGTATTCATGGCCTGGAGCCTGGCATGCCAGTTCCTGTCGAGGAGGCGATCAATTATTATGTCCCCGAGCATCGCCCGGTTATCAAAGAGGCGGTTGAAAAAGCGATCAAGGAAGGCACTCCCTATGATTTGAAGCTTCAGTTGAATACTGTTAAGGGCGAACGGATTTGGGTTCGCGCAAACGGCCATGCGGTTTTTGAGCATGGAAAGGTGGCAAAACTGGCTGGGGTTTTTCAGGATATCGATGAAAGCGAGCGTGCCAGTATTGCATTACGGGAAAGCGAAGAGCGCTGGCAGCTTGCTATTACTGGATCGGCTGCTGGGATCTGGGATTGGGATCTGGAAACTGATGAGGTGATTTATTCTGATTTGTGGCTTTCAATGCTTGGTTATGAGCCAGGTTCTTGGCCAAATAAACTGGATACCTGGAGTCAGCTTGTTCATCCAGATGACTATCAACCATCCCTTGATGAAATTGGCAATTATCTGAATGGTAAGATTCGGGATTATAACATAGAATTCCGGATGCGTCACAAAGATGGTGGTTGGCGCTGGATCCAATCCCGCGGTAAAGCCTTTTACGAAGATGGAAAGCCCAGGCGAATGCTTGGGACACATACCGATATTACACCACGCAAGGAATCGGAAGCAGCGCTGAAACGGCTGTCACTAGTCGCTTCGAAAACCACAACTGGTGTTATCATTACAGATTCCAAGGGTAACCTGGTTTGGGTGAATAATGCTTTTGAAGAGATCACAGAATACAAGCTGGATGAAGTTATCGGAAAACGTCCCGGTGACTTTCTCCAAGGTCCGGAGTCTGACCCAAAGGTCATAGAGTTGATGCGAGCCAGAGTGCGCGAAGCAAAACCCTTCAAGGTCGAGATTATCAACTATTCCAAATCAGGTCGCCGTTACTGGGTGGATATTGAAGCGACTCCTGTTTTTGACGATTCAGGGGCGCTTGAGCAGTTTATTGCGATTGAAACTGAAACCACCGAAAAGATTGAAGCTTTGGAACGTCTGGAACTGGCCAAGGACCAAGCTGAGCGTGCGAGTCGCGCCAAGGATGCTTTCCTGGCTATGATGAGTCATGAGATTCGGACTCCGATGAACGGGGTGATTGGTATGACAGGCATCCTTGAGCAATCAGGACTTCGTGACGATCAGCGTGAGTATGTTGAGACAATCAAGACCTCAGGCAACGCGCTGCTTTCAATCATCAATGACATTCTCGATTATTCCAAGATTGAAGCGGGGCGCATTGAGTTCGAAACAGAAACGATTGTTGTCCGGGAATTTGTTGAAGAAGCAGTCGATGTATTGTCTTATCGTGCTTTCGAGAAAGGCCTCGAATTGGTTTATCATATCTGTGACAGTGTTCCACGGTTGATCCTGGGGGATGTGACACGGCTTCGCCAGATACTCGTCAATTTGATCGGTAATGCAGTGAAATTTACTGAGTCGGGTAAGGTTGAAGTCAAGATACATAGTCGTAAAAATGATGACGGAGGGCTTGTGTTGGTTTTGTCAGTACAAGATACTGGTATCGGTATCCCAATTGAGCAGCAGGCCGATTTATTTACGCCATTCTCTCAAGCGGATGCTTCGACTACACGAAGGTTTGGCGGAACTGGCCTGGGCCTTGCGATTACCAAGCGTCTGACGCAAGCCATGGGTGGGACTATTACGCTGAACAGTGAAGAGGGCATTGGATCAGAATTCGTGGTGACGATACCAGTTGTTGAATCTCATCAGGCAGTGCCTGACGATTATGATCAGCAAATTAATATTGTTAAAAATAAACAAATTTTAGTTGTTGATGATAACATCACTAATTTGCGGATCATTGAATCCCAATTGACGAGTTGGGGCATTCGGGTCGCTGTTTGTCAATCAAGTGAAGAGGCATTGCGCCTTTGCCGGTCCGAACCATTTGACCTAGTGATTCTGGACATGTTGATGCCGGGAATGAACGGCGAAACATTGGCTGAAAGCATTCACCATAGCAAAGGTTTGGCGTCGATTCCACTGGTTTTGTTGAGTTCAATGGGTGTCCAGTCGGACTCCAAGGATTTTGCTGGATTTCTACATAAGCCTGTTCGGCCGCGGCGCCTATTGGAAACAATAGCGGACAGCCTGACTTCGGATTGTGATGTCGGCAATGAAGACCCTCCAAGCAATCATTCCGAAAACGGGGTCGCTCAAAGCACTTTGTCCATCCTGCTTGCTGAAGATAACCAGGTGAATCAGCGTGTGGCTAAACTCATGCTATCACAGATGGGCTTTTCTGCTGAAATTGTGAGTAATGGGGCTGAAGCTGTCGAGGCTGCGCGCCTCAAGGATTTCGATGTGATACTGATGGACGTGCAAATGCCGGTCATGGATGGCATCGAAGCAACCCGCTGCATACGGGCACAAGGTGGAGATGCTGATAAACCGTGGATTATCGCTTTAACTGCTGCGGTCATGCAAGACGATCAGCAACGCGCACATGATGCGGGTATGAATGCTTTTCTCTTCAAGCCATTTAAGCCGAAGGACCTGAAAGCAGTGCTTCGGACTCCTCAGGCCTCTTGA